acCCTAGAATTTGTAGTTAATAATCCAGTAGTGGAAATAAAGTGAAAGGCTAAAATATATTCAGTTAACCCAAAAGAAGGTAGGAAAACAcgcaaaaaggaataaattacagaatgaaaaaacagaaaatagtatgATGGTCATTTTATATCCAACTACTTACATGTGCATTATACGTAAGTGGTCTAAAAACTCCAGTTGAAAGGTAGACAttttagaatgaataaaaaagcaagactcaaatataaatttgaaatgtaaatatgatttaaatataaatataaaacacatagattaaaagtaagaggatagaaaaagatatcaCACAAAGCTCTAATCATAAGCTAGAGGAGTTCTGTTAACAGAAAAGAGTGGAAGTGGTgagaaatgggagaaattatagcatatataaatgatattgaaataattgcagcaacaacaaaaaagaaaaaatggttcaGGAGAAAAGGGGAGAATTGCGGGAGCAATACTCTTGAGAAGGCTTGATCCATTATGGACCTAGTGCACAAGTAGAGGACGTGCCTATAGGTAGGCACGTGGATAGGGCATCCAAGTAGACAAGTGGGCCACCTTCATGCTTTCCTACATATCATCTTGCCCTATTCAATGTTTAGACCtccacttattttttcttttccttgctatTGTATTGTCTAGAACATTCAGAACTATGTTGAAATATGGCAACAGTGTTAGAAAGCAGTCTTTTCTCTTaatttaatgacatttttaatgTGTTACTTCTGATGTACTGATTCCCTTGTCCTCATGTCATTGATACTTAAGCAAACAGGTAGGAAGCTACTTTTTTCAGGCTTATTCTAGGCTAATCAACTTGGGATCGCAGACAGGTGAGCTAGGCAATAAGGATGTGTGCCAAGGGCACACTCGCATATACACTGTAATGCAGGAAACCTCCCATGCCACTTCGATCTTATCCTTAGGATTGATTTGTAAAACCTGCTCTCCTCCATTGTCCTGGCTCCTTCAAAGTTCTACTTTCCCCATGGGTCTCCTCCCCAAAAGTCCTTAATACTCTCTAGGGGCTACATTATTTTCCCTTAAAATTTAGGAAGTAAAACTTGTGAAGATCCTCCCCACCTCTTAGCCCAGGAATGAAGGCATGGTAACAAAAGCAAGTAAGTGTAATTGACTAGGTGATTGAAAAAGCTCTAAATCTTTCCTTTGCAGAGCAGATTCATCTATCTAACAATATGTTTGAAGTCTCTGCTTTGATGTCTCATAGACTCTCAAACATATTTCCAAAAGTAAACTTTTGTTTTCACCTCCAAAGTCTCTTCCTCTCAGTTGTCTCAATTTCTAGTAATGTGTTGCTTCCTTTCACCCAGTTGCTCCAGTTTGAGTCCTGGATCATCCTTGATGATCCTCAGTGACATTAGTGCTCCCTCACTTAATGCCATTTATACAGGAGATATTTTACCAGTTGCAATTTCTTTACTCTGTGTTCTTTAAGCTCAGTATCTGACTCACGATAGACAATATTTTCTGTGTAAATGAAGTTCTTTcctcaatattatttatttatttatttatttatttatttatttatttgagacatagtctcgctctgttgtccgggctggagtgcaatggcaccaccttggctcattgcaacctccacctcctgggttcaagcaattctcctgcctcagcttcccgagtagctgggattacaggcactggccaccatgcctgactaatttttgtatttttagtagagacagggtttcagtatgttggccaggctggtctcgaactcctgacctcaggtgatccacctgccttggcctcccaaagtctgggatccactgtgcctagcctcaaTATCATTTATTAATGAGTGCTTCTTATCCTTCTTGATTAGGAATTTTTGGCTATCACAGGCTGAAACTTTTCTGGATCATGAATTGCATTTCTATTCCACTaattatttctgccttttaataTGATACAATATAATTTCAGTGGCGGTAACTTTGAGAAGTAAAAATTTGAAGGTAACTCCATTAATACCTTCATTTGTttttggacctttttttttttttttttgagacggattttcactcttgttgcccaggctggagtacaatggcgcgatctcggttcaccacaacctctgcctcccgggttcaagcaattctcctgcctcaggcttcccgagtagctgagattacaggcatgtgccaccacacctggctaattttatagttttattagagatggggtttctccatgttggtcaggctggtctcgaactcccgacctcaggtgatctgtctgcctcagcctcccaaagtgctgggattacatgcatgagcccgGCCTGTTTTTGAACATTTTGTCTTATGCTTCTGGATGAATTTTGCTACCTATTTGTATAAAATGTCTTGctgaggttttatatttaagtgtttttagaaatggaaaacactgggcggagtgcagtggctcacacctgtaatcccagcactttgggaggccaagactggtggatcgcctgaggtcaggagttcgagacaagcctggccaacacggtgaaaccccatctctactaaaaatacaaaaattagttgggtgtggtggcaggtgcctgtaatcccagctacttgggaggctgaggcaggagaatcacttgaacccaggaggtggatgttgcagtgagctgagactgcaccattgcactccagcctgggcgacaagagcgaaactctgtctcaaaaacaaataaaataaaataaaataaagaaatggaaaccactgacaacatttttaatattgttgAGCTAGCATGAACATAGAAGGCAcccttgtctggttttgtttttagtacaATCCAATAATTACAGTGTCTCCTTACcaggtaatttaatttttaaagtgttaattaaaaaaataaaatttttatgttaacaAATGCTGAGTCAACATCTATGAGGTGAAGATTTTTATAAAGGTACCTTATTGCCATAATGTGTTCTGATTATTATTTTGTTGGTGGTGTGACAAATTCTCACTCTGGGGGTTAAATCTTACatgatataatatttaatatatgacgTTCATTTGTTCAGATTTTGTTTAAaaggaaagatataaaaattctaCTTTACCAGTTAcgtaatatgttttattttatatatgcaaaGATTACcatctttttttataatttatatatgcaaAGATTACCATCTTTGACAAATATCCTAAATAGTCTTTTCTTGTAGGAATTGCTTTTGGACTAGGTGGTCTTTTCACAGGCTGGGAATAGCTATCTTTAAATGGTAGACTGTGAGACCATCCAGATCACAGGATATTGGAAATGAAAGGCGCCTTCAGCATTTTCTAGTAACAGCTACTTACTTTAtgggagaggaaactgaggcccacaaagaagaaaaacttagACAAAGTCAGATTGAGTTTATGACATAATAGTGCAGGTTCTCCCATGCTACAGTGCTGTTCTTTGAACCAAATGCACTATCATACTTGGAAATTCTATCACTACCCATTCCACAGCCCAGGAAGAACCAGGAGGGCAAGTCTTTGATGTCACATTTATTTCATCAGCTGCTTGTTTGCTGGTTTCCTTGCTTTGGCAGTTGGAATGTGCTTGGGTCTCACTTGATTTCCAAATTCCCAGTTTCAGCCATAGGCCCTGGCATCTCCACTCATGGGCACCACCCTCTCTTTTGGGTTCAGTGATGATATCTGCTAATATCTCCCCCTTTTCAGGCAACTGAAGCTGTGCTGTAGATGTCATAGTCATATGGATgggaataaaagaaatttattctccTCCCTGCTGGACAATTTACTAGGCAGGTGACCCTGAGAGTAAAAGCAGTCCTCGTGGTGATCCTTCTACTCTCACGACCCCATCCCGAGACACCCAACAGAAACTAAGGAGGAGATTCACTGGTTGTCGACCATATTCTCTCTGTGTAGTTTCCACTTCAGGATTATTGCTGTCCTACACTTGCTATCCATGTTGTACTAGAGGAAGGAAGCTTCCTGCTTTACAATCTGAACCCAAACTGGGTTTTGACAGAGGTTTTGTGAGTGTATGTATTACATTCAGCAAAATATAATCTTAATGctaaaatattgaaatactttatgtattttgatgaTTTGTGGGGGAAACaggataaaatatttgagaaacaagaaatggggaaaggattccctatttaataaatggtgctgggaaaattggctagccataagtagaaagctgaaactggatcctttccttaccccttatacgaagattaattcaagatggattagagacttaaatgttagacctaataccataaaaaccctagaagaaaatctaggtagtaccattcaggacataggcatgggtaaggacttcatgtctaaaacaccaaaagcaacggcagcaaaagcaaaaattgacaaatgggatctaattaaactaaagagcttttgcacagcaaaagaaactaccatcagagtgaacaggcaacctacagaatgggagaaaatttttgcaacctactcatctgacaaagggctaatatccagaatctacaaagaactcaaacaaatatacgagaaaaaaacaaacaaccccatcaaaaagtggggaaaggatatgaacagacatttctcaaaagaagatattcatacagccaacagacacatgaaaaaatgctcatcatcactcgccatcagagaaatgcaaatcaaaaccacaatgagataccatctcacaccagttagaatggcaatcattaagaagtcaggaaacaacaggtgttggagaggatgtggagaaataggaacacttttacactgttggtgggattgtaaactagttcaaccattatggaaaacagtatggcaattcctcaaggatctagaactagatgtaccgtatgacccagccatcccactactgggtatatacccaaaggattataaattattatactacaaagacacatgtacacgtatgtttattgcggcactattcacaatagcaaagacttggaatcaacccaaatgtccatctgtgacagactggattaagaaaatgtggcacatatacaccatggaatactatgcagccataaaaaaggatgagtttgcgtcctttgtagggacatggatgcagctggaaaccatcattcttagcaaactatcagaagaacagaaaaccaaacaccgcatgttctcactcataggtgggaactgaacaatgagatcacttggactcgggaaggggaacatcacgcacaggggcctatcatggggaggggggaggggggaggagggagggcttgcattggggagttatacaagatataaatgatgaattgatgggtgctgacgagttgatgggtgcagcacaccaacatggcataagtatacatatgtaacaaacctgcacgttatgcacatgtaccctagaacttaaagtataataaaaaaaaaaaaaaaaaaaaaaagaaaggaggctaTTCAAGAAAGTACATAGAGTCACTGTACTTAGACACAGGCAGATGAAACCAATCTTCTCCATCACCTATAACTCAGATTCTTTCTTTAAAGGAATTCCTAATGAGCCCTAGAGAAGGTCATATAGAGGGTGTGGCTAGTATAGTCTCTGCCACAGGGTGAGTACCTGAGACAGTCTTCTTCTCCAGGTGGCTTAGGTGTCAGATGAGCCTATGGAGCAGGAGAGTGAAAAGGGTTGAGGAAATGGCCTGTCACTTAAACAGTGCCTTTGGGGAAGCATATTCAAATACTTTAGGAAAGAAAACCCGGACAAGGGAGTCTATAAAAGACAGACTGTGTTTGACTCTTGACACTGAATTAAGCCCCCAAAGTAGTGTAAGTTTTTAGAGGGAATTATAGGCCTTGCATTTGTTAAtgtgttttaaaactttacacCTTTCCATCTCTTTATCCCACAATTTTCTGTCCTTGATTCCTGAACACTATCCACACCTGATGCACTCTGTTTGGATCTTTGTCTTGATCCTTGTATAAAACTGTCCATACCTGATGCACTCTGTTTGGCCCTTTGTCTTGATCACAGAGCCCAAAAGAACCTGGCCTAGCCCTGCCTTCACTTGTCCACCCTCTCACCCTATTGCCCCTTGTATGACTGCACCTGCTTCATGGGGTGCTGCCCTGCCATGTTGGGATGAGGACCTGTGAGGCCTGGATTCCTGACTACCACAGATGGGCAGCGTGGAGCTCAGGGGAAAGACTGCCCGGGTAAAACAACTGGCTGAAACAGAGATGTCCTTCTTCCCTGGTTATAGAGTTAGGGTCCAGGGTAGTAAGGTGATTGACTGAAGAGCTGTGGCTTCAGGTTGTGGACACAGCCTCCTGATGGTTTCTCTCCAGAGTTGAACTGCAATCTTCTCAACTTTGGGGTCATGGAGGAATCTGGAGGCCTTACGCTTCTGTGCCAAATAAGAGAAAGTTGTAGACATATGAGGGAAAGAGATCTTACCCTTTCAGTCCCCTTCCTGGCCTCCATTACCCTTAGGGATTCTATTATTACACTCCACCAAGAATGAGCATCTTAGGCTCTGGGAGTTGCAATTTCCTGATGGATGCATGGCTCATAGGAAAAAGCTCTTGTTGGGTGGGCTTTAGGAGATGAAGCATCATAACCTATTACAGCCTATGTTTTCATCAGGAATATTCCTACTGCTTGACTCAgaggaataataaaattaaaattaaataatatcatatatCTGAAAGATTTTGACCAATCAAAAGTGCTCCTCATATGCAAAGGTTTACAATAGTTACATTTAGAATTTTGTTAATATGAAATcacttttcatttattccttccatGGTTTCAGCACTGAGAAAGTTAAAGCATAACAAtccatctctttaaaacaaaTGGCTTTATTTTATGAGAGTCAATTTTCTGAGATAGGGACAAATTCTGTTCAAACAGGGATCTAGGGAGTTCATCTTTTCCATTTCCTGGTTCGGGAAAAACCATAACATgtcaaaattagtttttttttttttgagaccgagtttcactcttattgcctaggctggagtgcaatggcacaatcttggctcactgcaatctctacctcctgggttcaagcgattctcctgcctcagcctcccgagtagctgggattacagccatgcaccaccatgcctggctaattttgtagttttagtagagacggagtttctccatgttggtcaggctggtcttgaattcctgacctcaggtgatccacctgcctcggcctcccaaagtactggaattacaggcatgagccaccgcacccggcctaattttttttttaaacattatttatctTTAAGGCCCTCTGAGGTACATGGTGCTACTGTCTTTCTTGACTATCTAGTCCTATTTCTCAGTCGCACTGTTGGAAAGTCTTTCCTTCCAACGtctaatttaaatttatgttGCAGTAGCCTGATCTTTTTTGTCCTCATCTTGTTATGGAAGAGAAAGCGACATCTCTCAATATTAGGGCATTTTaacttttgttaattttcttttgaaaattaacttTTGCTAATTTTCTTATGACTTTCTTCTAAGTCCCGGAtccccccccacctttttttttaaatgagacagggtcttgctctgtctccagcccaggctggagggaagtggcatgatcatggcttactgcagtcttcacctccccaggctcaggttatcttctcacctcagcctccggagtagctgggactacaggtgtgcaccaccatacctggctaattttgtatattttgagcATCCAGGGAAAGTATCTCACGAGCCTCTGGATCTCACAGTGGAGGCCATAGTTCCTTGTTCTGGAGTGGAGGTGATGGACCAGGTTTGGAGAAAGATCAGAGGGGTCTTCTCTGGGACTGTCTGTATTTAAAGATCCCCAAGAAGTTTTGTACTCTTAACAAACTC
The Rhinopithecus roxellana isolate Shanxi Qingling chromosome 10, ASM756505v1, whole genome shotgun sequence DNA segment above includes these coding regions:
- the C10H12orf54 gene encoding uncharacterized protein C12orf54 homolog, whose translation is MSMLSMFINSLLLTGNLTSIEGTMRSQERQVTITETLWDQVLTVFKDMQKELQEDAQIRGKRAPFQGLDKETREGIWNSSLITVPEKTPLIFLQTWSITSTPEQGTMASTVRSRGSSVRPPDSSMTPKLRRLQFNSGEKPSGGCVHNLKPQLFSQSPYYPGP